The DNA segment ATATAGATATTCACAACAAAAGCATTCTAATCATAGCAAAATAAGCCTTGTATTTCAATGATCCGCACCAAATTATCCACAAATTCAATAACTTGTGCATAATTTTAATCCACACCACTACATATTGTTTATAAATTGTTTAGCATTCGACATAATGAGCGAATTCTCGCTAAAAATTATACACAGGTTGTTAAAGTAAAGGTAGAACGATGTAGAAAAGAACTTTGAGAAATATTGTGAATAATTTTTGGGGGACTTATGAAGATGTGAAGTGGATGGCTCTAAGCCGAGCATAATAGGGAAAAATTTCGAATTTAGGAGCAGAAGGGGCTAGGGAAAATTTGAAGGAAACTGTCGTAGTTACGCATAAAAAAAGATGGGATGAGAGTAAAATTGAACTCTCAAGCCCATACCAATGATTTTAATGACCAAAATGTCTCATGGCCGTTTCAAATTTTTCTGAAAATGAGCTATTGCCTCATAATCCTCATGCAGCTTCCGTGAAATCCGGATATAGATCGGGAGGAGTTCTTTATAAATCGCCGCACTCTCTTTATTAGGGGCATGTTCATAAGTTTCACCGATCATTTTTTTGACGACTTCAAAAGAGTCGATTTTGCCAAGCGCATACAGGCCGAGAATGGCAGCGCCAAGACAGGAGCTTTCTATGCTCTCCGGAATAATGACCTTCTGATCGAAAATATCAGCCATCATTTGACGCCATAACGGTGAGCGAGCGAATCCACCTGTCGCTTGAATTTTGTGCGGTTGACCGATTTGCTCCTCCATAGCTAGCAGAACGGTGTAGAGGTTGTAGATCACACCTTCTAATACGGCACGAATCATATGCTCCTTCTGATGGTTTAACGTTAATCCAAAGAAAGAACCCCGTGCGTCGGAATTCCAGAGCGGTGCACGTTCGCCGGATAGAAAAGGGTGGAACAACAAGCCATCCGAGCCTGGATTCACACGTTCCGCGATTCGCGTCAGGACGTCATATGGACTAATGCCGAGCCTGTTGGCTGTTTCAACCTCGGAAGCGGCAAACTGATCCCGCACCCAGCGGAAAATAACGCCGCCATTGTTCACCGGCCCGCCGATCACCCAATGCTTATCTGTAAGCGCGTAACAGAAAATACGTCCCTTCGGGTCAAAGACAGGCTGATCCACGACGGTGCGGATGGCTCCGCTAGTACCGATGGTCACGGCAACGACCCCAGGATCAATCGCGTCTACGCCAAGATTGGATAGCACGCCGTCGCTTGCGCCAATGACAAATGGGGTAGAGGGGAGAAGCCCCATTTCTTGTGCATATCGTTCGTTAAGCCCTTGGATTGTATGTGTCGTAGGGACAAGCTCGGACAGTTGATCCGGAGTGATTCCAGTAAGGGTTAGAGCTTCAGAATCCCAATCCAGCTGTTGCAAATTGAATAATCCGGTGGCTGAGGCGATCGAATAGTCGACGATATATTGTTGGAACAGCTTGTGGAATACAAATTCTTTAATAGAAATAAATTTATGAGCCTTACTGAAATTTTCCGGTATGTCATGACGTAGCCACATCAATTTAGTGAGCGGCGACATCG comes from the Paenibacillus lentus genome and includes:
- the gntK gene encoding gluconokinase; amino-acid sequence: MAKLSYMIGIDIGTTSTKAVLFEENGKIIASANEGYPLYTPTTDVAEQDPEEIFEAVISTVKQVMRKSGADPECVILVSFSAAMHSVIPVDQDGKPIMRCLTWADNRSVEWANRLKNELNGHDIYLRTGTPIHPMSPLTKLMWLRHDIPENFSKAHKFISIKEFVFHKLFQQYIVDYSIASATGLFNLQQLDWDSEALTLTGITPDQLSELVPTTHTIQGLNERYAQEMGLLPSTPFVIGASDGVLSNLGVDAIDPGVVAVTIGTSGAIRTVVDQPVFDPKGRIFCYALTDKHWVIGGPVNNGGVIFRWVRDQFAASEVETANRLGISPYDVLTRIAERVNPGSDGLLFHPFLSGERAPLWNSDARGSFFGLTLNHQKEHMIRAVLEGVIYNLYTVLLAMEEQIGQPHKIQATGGFARSPLWRQMMADIFDQKVIIPESIESSCLGAAILGLYALGKIDSFEVVKKMIGETYEHAPNKESAAIYKELLPIYIRISRKLHEDYEAIAHFQKNLKRP